GCACCTGCGGCAGCGTGTCCAGGTGGCCGCGCAGTTCTTCGGGGTCGTCCAGGCTGTCCAGGCCGTCGAGCAGCACCACGCTGCCCGGTACCAGCGCCGTGCCCAGCGCGGCCCAGGTGGCGGCCGGCGCCTGCAGCACCGACGCGAGACGGGCGGCGACCTCGCTGGCGTGCGTCACCCCCTCGGCGTCCACCAGAAACACGGGGCGCCCCAGCACCGTCAGTTCGCGCAGCAGCGCCCGCGCCAGGGTGGATTTCCCGATACCGCCCGGGCCCGTGACCACGGCCGTTCCCCCGCCCGCTGGCGTGGCCCAGGCCAACAGGGTGTCGAGCTCCGCCTCGCGGCCCAGCATGCGGGTGTGTGGCGTGCGGCGCACGGGGCGCACGCCGTCGGTGGCGCGGCGCCCGGTCAGGTCGCGCAGTTCGGTGCGCAGGGCGGCTTCCAGGGCGCTGGCCGGGGCGCTCAGGGCCAGCAGGCGGCGCAGGGTGTCGGGCTCGGCGGGCGGCGCGCCGGGCAGGTCGTAGGCGCGCGCCGCCCACCGCGCGGCCTGGGCGGGGTCGCTGCGTTCGGCCAGCAGCAGGGTCTCACTTTGCACGTGCCGCGCCAGCCGCTGCCGCCAGCCTTCGGCCCACTCCTCAAATTCAGCCGAGACATCCGGCACATTCAGGTCCGGCAAAAAGGCCCCGGTGTAGGCGCGTTCGGCCGCCGCGCCGCGCAGGGTCAGCAGTTCGGCGGCGTCGCAGGGCAGCCCCGTCGAGAGCCGCTCCTCGCCCCACAGCGCGTCGGGGCAGTACTCGCGCAGGGCGTGGAGCGCCACGCGCAGGCTGGCTTCGGGTTTGGCGGCCCGGGGCCACAGCAGCGCGGCGAGGTGCCGCCGGGTGGTGGGGCCATCGAGCGCCACAATCACCGGCAGCAGCAGCGACTTGACCTTGCGGAATTCGCCCAGCGACAGGCCGCCCAGGGTGTGCAGCCGCAGCGTGCTGGCCGTCACCGGCCGAACCTTGGAACTGGGAGAGGCAGGGGGTTTGGACATAGGGGGAGCTGGCCCCATGGTACTGCGCGCGCCCCCGGGGCGAGCGGCGCTCAAGCGGGTTCGGCCACCCCCTCACCCCGGGTGGCGTCGCGCAGCTCGGCCGTGAACGCGGCGGCGTCCTCGGGGAAGACCTGCACCGACAGGCTGACGCCCGTGGCCCCGTAGTGCTCTTCACCGTGCCCGGCGCTGTAGCGCCCCAGCAGGTGGTGCAGGCGGCTGAGGTGCGCGAACGGCACCTGCACGCGCAGGGTCAGCCGGGGGCGCACCGTGTCTTTGGGGGCGGCGCGCAGGCACGCCGCAGCGGCCCCGCTGTAGGCCCGGGCCAGGCCCCCGGTGCCCAGCTTCACGCCGCCGTAAAAGCGCACCACCACGACCATCACATGGTCCAGGCCCTGACCCTCGATGGCCTTCAGGATGGGGGCGCCGGCGGTACCGCCAGGTTCGCCGTCGTCGTGAAAGCGCTGCAGGGGACCAATGCGGTAGGCCCAGCAGCAGTGCGTGGCGTCCGGGTAGCGCCCGCGCAGGCTGTTCAGTTGCGCCAGCGCCTGTTCGGGGGCGTCGGCGCGCTCGGCAAAGGCCAGGAACTCGCTGTTCTCCACCAGCAGGTTCTCGCGCCAGGGACCGGCCAGCGTGGTGAAGGGCGCGGGCAGGTCGCCAGGACCGCTCAGAGCAGGCCCCGGGCCTGCAGCGGCGCGCGGGCGTGCCACAGCGTCAGGCTGCTCGCGCCGTCCTGAATCCCGCCGCCCTCGAGCAGCGCGTAGGCCTCGCGCAGCGGCATCACCACGCGCTCTATGGTTTCGGTGGCCTCATGGGCGGTGTCACCCAGGGCCACGCCCAGCGCCAGAAAGGGATAAAAGATCACGCCGCTGATGCTGGGCTGTGGGTAAAAGCCCGGCAGCGCCACCCACTCGGCGGCCACGCCGCCCACCTCTTCTTGCAGTTCGCGTGCGGCGGCGCGGTGCAGGTCCTCGCCGCGTTCCACCCCGCCCGCAACCACCTCGGTTACGGTGGCGCGCAGGGGGTAGCGGTACTGGCGGATCAGCACCGCCTCGCCCGCCGCCGTGACCGGCAACACGAACACGGCGCGCGGGCCACGCGGGCGGTACTGGTACAGGGTTTCCACGCCGCTTTGCAGGCGCACCCGGTCTTCATAGACGGTGCGGAACCCCGCGACCAGCACCCGGGACTCCAGGGTGTGCCACGGCTGGGTGTCGTCCTCGGTCAGGGTCGCCCAGTTGGGGTGTTCAGGCATACGCGCAGGCTAGCAGGGGCAGGTGGGGGAGAGGCCCCCGGCCGCCCCGGAGAGCTGCGGCGCGGCGCCCTGAGAAGGGGGTTCAGGCAGCGGCCGAACGATTCACCATGCGTGGGTTTTCAGCCAGAGGAACGCCCACGGCTGCGCCGCAGCGTTAAGGAACAGGGGCAGACCTCCGGGAAGGAGACCTGATCCGGGACTGCATGGAGGCCACTCCAGGCCGAGCCGCGCGGTGGCCCCCTCACCCTTCCGTCGCTTTGCTCCTCCCTCCCTCTCCCACCAGAGGAGAGGGGCACACAGAGAGCGAGCACGAGAGCTGCAGGTCATGTGCATCCCGTGTGAGGGGTGCCGAAGGTGGGAACCATCCAGTCCTGCCTCTGAACCATGAACGGCCGTTCGGCTCAGACAGGCGCGCCGCCGCCCCGGTTCAGGGCACTTTCGGCCCAGAGGTAGCGCGCGGCCAGGGTGCGGTAGGGCTGCCAGCTGGCCAGCACCTCGGCGGCGGGCTGGTCCGGGTACAGCCGCGCCAGCCCCTGGCGCAGCGCGAGGTCGCCCATGCTGAACACATCCGGGCGCGCCAGGCCGAACATCAGAAACATCTCGCCGGTCCAGCGGCCAATGCCGGGCAGCGGCAGCAGGGCGGCGATCACCGCCTCGTCATCCTGCGTGCCCAGGTGCTCAAAATCCACGGCGCCGCCCCGGGCCGCCTGGGCAATGGCCTGCACCGTGCGCACCTTCGCCCAGGACAGTCCTGCGCCGCGCAGGTCGTCTGGACTCGCGGCCAGCAGCGTCTCGGGCGTGAGCCCGCCCAGCAGGGTTTCTAGGCGGGCGTAGATGGTGGCCGCCGCTTTCACGCTCAGCTGCTGGCCGGTCACGTTGCGCACCAGGGTGGCAAAGGGGTCGGGGGTGGGGGAGAGCACGGGCAGGTCGCCCACCCGCGCGATCACGGCTGCCATGACCGGGTCGCGCGAGAGATGAACCACCGCGCCTGTGTGGGTAAGCAGTGGAGCTGAGACAGGGGGCAGCACAGACATGCGGCCCATTCTCTGGTGCAGGCCGCCCCTGGACTGGCCACCCAGCACAAAGCGAAGCGCCCGGCCGAGGGGGCCGGGCGCTTCACTGTGCAGAAACCGTCTGAACGGCGCTTACTGCGCGCTGATGCCGGTGGTGTTGTAAATCCAGTTGATAAAGCCGTTCACGCGGGTGTAGACCCCGTAGCCACGGCACTCCGCCGGACCGTAGGACACGGCGCCCAGCACGTAGAACTTGCCGTTGTAGCTGGCGGCTAGCGGGCCACCGCTGTCACCGTTGCAGGAATCCTTGCCCTGGTAGTACTTGCCGCAGATGGTGTTGGCCGGGCGGCTGCCGCAGTCGCTGCCCGTGGGGGTGATCGGAATGCTCACTTCGCGCAGGGCGCGCGGGCTGGAAGACCCGGTTTCGGTCTTGCCCCAGCCGCTCACGGTGGCGAACTTGCCGCTGACGTCCAGCACGCTTTCGGCGGCGTTGCCCGGCAGCGCAGCGGGCTGCACGGTGCTGCCCAGGGTAAAGGCAGACACGCGAATCAGGGCAATGTCGTTGGCGTTGGTGCTGCGGTTGTAGCTGGGGTGCATGACGATCTGCGCGGCCGTGCGCAGCTGCCCGGTGCTGGTGGTCAGGTCATTGATCCCGGCGCGCACCCGCATCTGCGAGGCGCTGTAGCCGTCCACGCAGTGCGCCGCCGTCAGCACCCAGGTGGAGCTGATCAGGGTGCCGCCGCACCAGCCGCTCATGTAGTTGCTGGGGGTCACACTCACCTGATAGGGACGGTTGGTCACGTTGGTCACCACGCCGTACACGATCTGGCTGCTCAGCTCGTCACTGAAGGCCTTTTCGGTGCCCGTGACCGTGACCGTTTCCTGGGGCAGAGCGGCGGCCGTCACGTCTGGGGTGGCCTGGGGCGAGCAAGCAGACAGGGCGAGCAGGCCAAGAGCAGACAACACCGCGTGCAGGGGTTTGAACATACAGACCTCGGAGGCAGGGAGAGGGCGGAGGGACGCGGGGCGGAGTGCCACCGGGCGCCGGCTCTACCTAGAAGCCAGCGCCCGGACCGGCGCGTTACTTGGTTTCGACGAGGGTGTAGGAGCCAGAGCCGGCGTACCCGTAGACCTCCCAGCGGTAGGTGCCGCTGCTGGCCGCAAAGGTAATGGCTTCGGTGCTCGTTCCGCCTTCGCTGGCGGCCACATCCACCCACGAGGTGCCGTTGTAACGCTGCAGGTAGAGGTCAAAGTCGGTGCCGGAGGGGCCAGTCAGGTTGCCCTTGAGGGTGCCGCCCGCATACGAGAAGCCAGCCGTGCCGGGCTTGTAGCTGGCCGCGCCCTGGGACACGCTGCCCGTGTACGTCGTCTGACCGGGGGTCGGGGTGGGCGTCGTGCCGCCATCGGGGGTCAGGCCGCTGACCTGCGCAATCCAGCTCAGGTAGCCGTTCACGCGGGTGTACACGCCGCTGCCGGTGCAGGCGCTGGGGCCATAGGACACGATGCCCAGCACGTAGAAGCTGCCGTTGTAGCTCTGGGCCAGGGGGCCGCCGCTGTCGCCGTTGCAGGAGTCCTTGCCCTGGTAGACCTCGCCGCAGATGGTGTTGCCGGGCACGCCGCTGCCGCCGCAGGTGCCGGGGTTGGGCGTGATGGGAATGCTGACTTCGCGCAGGTCGTCGCTGGCGCTGGCATTGTTGTTGCCCTGGGTCAGGCCCCAGCCGCTCACCACGGCGAACTTGCCCTTCACGTCCAGCACCGCTTCCACAGCGTTGCTGGGCAGCTTGGCGGGCGAGGCGTAGGGGGTATTCACCGCCGTGCTGAGTTTGAGCAGCGCGATGTCGTAGCCGCTGCTGGCGCCCCGGTAGCTGGGGTGCACGGTCACGGTGCTCACGCCCACGGTCTGGCCCTGGGTGCTGTCGCTGAGCTTATTCACCCCGGCGCGAATGCGGATGCTGGACGCCGCCGTGCCCTTGACGCAGTGCGCGGCCGTCAGGACCCAGGTGGAGCTGAGCAGGGTGCCGCCGCAGTACTGAAAGCCCGTGGTGTCGGTCATGGCGACCTGGTAGGGCCGCGCGCCACGGGCGCTGATCGTGCCGCCCACGATCATGGGGGCCAGGGCCGCGCTCTTTTCGCCGCGCGCTGGGCTGGCCGCTTGCGCCTGGGGCGCGGGCTGGGTGGTGCCGCAGGCCGAGAGCAGGGCGGCGGTCAGCAGGGGAAAGCACAGCAGGGTCCGGGTTCGGGTCATGGGGGGCACTCCTTGTCACAAAGGTGGGGGTCAAGAAGACCCGCCGCCCCGGCGGGGCCGGGCGGCGGTCAGAGATCAGACTTACTTGGTTTCGACGAGGGTGTAGGAGCCAGAGCCGGAGTACCCGTAGACCTCCCAGCGGTAGGTGCCGCTGCTGGCCGTAAAGGTGATGGCCTCGGTGCTCGTGGCCCCTTCGCTGGCGGCGACATCCACCCAGGAGGTGCCGTTGTAGCGCTGCAGGTAGAGGTCAAAGTCGGTGCCGGAAGGGCCAGTCAGGTTGCCCTTGAGGGTGCCGCCCGCGTACGAGAAGCCGCTCGTGCCGGGCTTGTAGCTGCTGGCCCCCTGCGTCACGCTGCCCGTGTAGGTCGTCTGGCCGGGGGTCGGGGTGGGCGTCGTGCCGCCGCTGCCGGTGAACAGCAGGCGGTTGGGGCTGCCGGTGCCGGCGCCCGTCACCTTGCCGGTGGTGGCGTTGTTGACCATCGCGCTGGCCACCTGGGCGGGGGTGTAGCCCGGGTTGTTGGCCAGAATCAGCGCGGCGCCGCCGGCCACGTGGGGGGTGGCCATCGAGGTGCCGGAGATGGTGTTCGTGGCGGTGTCGCCGGTGTTCCAGCTGCTGGTGATGTTGCTGCCGGGCGCAAAAATATCCACGCAGGTGCCGTAGTTCGAGAAGCTGCTGCGGGCGTCGGTGTTCGTGGTGCTGCCCACCGTGATGGCGGCGGCGGCGCGGGCCGGGCTGACATTGCAGGCGTCTTGGTTCTCGTTGCCCGCCGCCACGGCCATGACCAGGCCCTTGTTCACGGCGCCGGTCACGGCGTCATCGGTGGCCTGGCTGGCGCCGCCGCCCAGGCTCATGTTCGCCACGGCCGGGCCCGTGCGGTTGTTGGCCGCCCAGTTGATGCCGGCAATCACGCCGGAGTTGCTGCCCGAGCCCTGGCAGTTGAGCACCTTCACAGCCACCAGTTTCACGCCCTTGGCCACGCCGTAGGTGCTGCCGCCCACGGTACCCGCCACGTGCGTGCCATGCCCGTTGCAGTCGGTGTTGTTGCCGTCGCCGGACTGGTTGGTGCCCCACACGGCGCGCCCACCGAACTCGGCGTGCGTGGTGCGGATGCCGGTGTCAATAATGTAGGCCGTGACGTTGCTGGCCGTGGTGTTGTAGACGTAGTTGCCGTCCAGGGGCAGGTTGCGCTGATCAATGCGGTCCAGGCCCCAGGTGGCGCCCGTCTGCGTGGCGGTGGCGCGCATCACGCCGTCTTGCTCAATGTACTTGACGCGGGGGTCCTGGCGCAGGGCCTGCAGGTTCTGGGCGCTCAGCTTGGCGGCAAAGCCGTTCAGGGCGGCGCCGTAGATGTGCTGAATGCTCACGCCCTGGGGGTCGAGCTTCAGGCTCTGGATCAGGCCGCTGGCGCTCTGGGCGGTCAGGTTGCTGGGGGCGCCGTCGCTGAACACCACGATGTACTGCCCAGGAATGGCTTCGGGGTTGCTGGTGCCCAGGAGGGGGGCCAGGGTCCGGGTGCGGGCCGTCTCGCTGGCCTGGGGGGTGCTGGTCTGGCTGCCGCAGGCGGCGAGCAGCATGGTCAGGGCGAGGGTACCAAGGGCAGAGGAAGCAAGACGTGCATTCATGGGAAACCTCCTGGGCTGTTCCACGGCCTGGACAAGGAAGCAGCACAGTCCGGCTGAGCCGTTTGACACGGCCGGGCGCTTCTGTCAAGTAAATTTGGGAACTTCGAAGATGATACGCAGCCCAGGGCGCCAGTAGATGAATGACAAAATCCTGACAGGACATTTGTACACTCTGGGTTCAAAATAGCAGTCTCAAGCCCGTGTCGAACGCAAAATTTACTGTCCCGAATAAGGAGACAGTAAGATTTACGCCTTCTACACATGAGGCGCTTCTCATTATTTTCATCTTGTAGGATGTCTAGCTGCCTGTCTGCTGCAAAGCACCTGAACTTTCTTATTGGCATTTGAGAGCTCAAGCTTCTCAGTTCCTCAGAAAGTGAGGTTCTTCATGGCACTGGCCTGAGAACGGGGACAGGTGTCCTGCAGCTCCATGAGCACTTGGCCCGCGTGAGACCCAGGTGGCGAGGGCGCTGTGGGGCCTTCTGGACGATTGCTGTTCAGTCCGTCATCGGAAGGCAAACGGACCCTTGGCGCCCGTCCTCTGCATGCCTCCAGTCTGCTGGGGGTGGACAGTGTGTGTCAGACGGGTGGCCGTCCACTTCCGGGTCACCCAGAAAAGAGCTGGATGGTCGTCTCCTGCGGCGCCTGCCGGGTTCACGGCCCAGACATCCGTATCTTTTTCTTCTCTCTGTGCGGCGCCCAGTCAGGGCGACTCCGATTGAATCGTTTCTGGACACCCTTCCACCCGCCCGGAGGAGAAGGGGAACAAGCGGGCTTCCGGGCGCAGCGTTGGCCCTCTGGCTCTGTTCTGGGTTGTGGGTTTTTCCAACGGGCGTTCGTATCCGTTCAACACGCTCCGTCGTACGGCATTTTTCGGAAGTCGTCTTATAAATTCCAGCCGCCCGCCACTTCCAGCTCCTGGCCGGTCAGATAATCGCTGGCGCGCACGAAATACAGCGCGGCGTCCACCACCTCCTGCACGGTGCCCACGCGCCCGGCGGGAATCTGCGCCACCGGTTGGCTGAGGCTGGTTTCAATGACGCCGGGGCTCACCACGTTCACGCTGACCCCGCTGCCCGCCAGCACCTGCCCCAGCGAGCGCGACAGCTGCAGCACCCCCGCTTTGGCAATGGCATACGGCACGATGCCGGGCCGGGCTATAAGTTGCGCGGCCCCCGCATACCCCAGGTTCACGATGCGGCCCCAGCCCCGGGCGCGCAGCAGCGGCGCGGCCTCCTGGCAGGTGGCAAAGGTGGCGGTGAGGTTGCTGCCCAGCATGTCGGCCCACTGCTCATCGGTGGTGTCCAGCAGCGGGCGGTGGACGTAGTTGCCCACGTTGTTCACCAGCACAGCCAAGCCGCTGCCGCTGGAAAAGGCCCGGTGCGCCTCGCGGACCAGCGCGCGGGCCTGGGCGGGCACCGTGACATCGGCGCTCAGGGGCAGGGCCTCCACGCCCCGGGCGCGGCACAGGGCCGCGGTCTCGTGGGCGTCGGCCACGCTGCGGTGGTAGTGGACCGCGATGTCAAAGCCTTCTTCGGCCAGAGCCACCGCCAGCGCCCGCCCAATGCCGCGCGCCGCGCCGGTCACCAGGGCCGTGCCGCGTCCTGGCCTCATGCCCGCGCCTCCTGGGCGGCCAGGGCCACCAGGGTGCGGGTCACGGTGTTCAGCGGGTAGGCAGGGGCCTGCGCCAGGGGCACCCAGGCCCACTCGGCAATTTCCTCATTGGGGGTCACGGTCTGCTGGTCGGTGGCGGCAAAAAAGTCCACCAGCAGCATGTGGGCGGGCTTGTGGAATTCGGGGCTCAGGACCGCTTCCTGGGTCTGGGCATAGCGCACGTCGCGCAGGGTCAGGCCCACCTCTTCGGCCAGTTCGCGGCGCACGGCCGCCTCCAGGCTCTCGCCCCACTCCACCTTGCCGCCCGGCACGCCCCACAGCCCCCGCCATTTGGTGGTGCGCACCAGCAGCACCCGGCCCCCTGGGCCCCAGACCAGCGCCCCCACGCACACCAGCGGTCGTTCCATGCGGGCCAGAGTACAGGGCCGCCCGGGGCGCCAAGCGGATGAACGCTTATAGAGTTCCTGGCCCTTTGGGGGCGTGGCTAGCGGCCCCGGCGGCGCATCACCCGGCGCTCCAGCCCGGTGATCAGCAGGTACACCAGCACCCCGTAGCCGATGAGCAGGCCAATGGCGGCAAACTGCCCGGCCTTGTTCTGGTACACCCCCGCCACCTGCACGGCCAGCCCCAGGCCCTTCTGGTTGGGGTCCACAAATTCCCACACCACCGCGCCAATCAGGGCGAGGCTGGCCGCCAGCCGCAGGCCGCCCAGCAGCACGGGCAGGGCGCCGGGCAGTTCTAGGCGGGTCAGGCGCTGCCAGCGCGTGGCGCGCAGCGAGCTGAACAGTTCGTGGTAGGTGGCTTCCAGTTCGCGCACACCCACCAGCGTGGCCACCAGAATGGGGTAGAGCGCGCTGAGCGCCGAAACCACCAGCGCGGGCACAAAGCCAAAGCCCAGCCACGACACCAGCAGCGGCGCCAGCACCACGATGGGCGTGCTCTGCGAGGCCACCAGGAACGGGCTGAGAAAGCGTTCCAGCGCCCGCCACTTAGCCAGCGGATAGCCGATCAGCACCCCGGCCAGCGCGCCCAGCAGCGTGCCCAGCAGCGCCGTGCGCACCGTGACCCAGAAGGCGGCGGCCAGCGCGGGGGCGGTGCGGACCGCTTCCTGCCACACCGCGCCGGGGGTGGGCAGCAGAAAGGGTTGGTTCAGGGCGTGCGCCCCCCAGGCCCACAGCGCCAGGGCCAGCGCCACCGCCGCCACCGGCAGCACCCAGGCACGGCTGCGCGCCCGCACGCTGTCCAGGCGCAATCGGGTGCTGTCGCCGGTGCCCAGCACGGCGCGCAGGTGGGCTTCCAGGCCATCGGTGTAGGCGCTGACCCGGCCCTCGCCGCGCGTGTCCAGCAGTTCCACGATCCGCCCGCCGCGCAGCACTGCCACGCGGTCGGCCAGCCACACCGCTTCGCGGATGGAATGGGTGACCAGCACCGTGGTGCGCCCCGTTTTCTCGTGCAGATGGCGCAGCTCGGCGTTGAAGCGCTCACGCACCAGGGCGTCCAGGGCCGCGAAGGGTTCGTCCAGCAGCAGCACGTCGCCGCTCTGGGCCAGGGCGCGGGCCAGCGCCACCCGCGCGCGCATGCCGCCCGACAGCTGCGCTGGGAAGTAGGGCCCGTACGCCTCCATGCCCACCATCTTCAGCGCCTCGCCGGGGGCCAGGCCGCCGCCCGTGCCCAGGTCGGCGGGCAGCTGGACGTTGCGCAGCGCGGTGCGCCAGGGCAGCAGGCGGTAGTCCTGAAACACCAGGGCAGGCGGCGTGGCGATGTGAACGGTGCCCCGTTCGGGCTTCAGTAGGCCCGCCAGCACCCGCAGCAGCGTGCTCTTGCCCCCGCCCGACGGGCCAATGAGGGCCAGGAACTCGCCGCGCTGCACGTCCAGCGTGACGCCGTCCAGAATGAGTTCGCCGCCCAGGCGCACGGCGATGTCCTGCACCGCCAGCGGGGCCGGGGCTGCCGCCTGGGCCTGGGTGGGCGGCGGGGCGGAGGTCATGCCTGGGCCTCGGCCGGGGGCGTTGGCGCGGCGGCGGGGCGGCCCCGGGTGTTTACCAGCACCACGCCCGCCACGGCAATGGCGCCGCCCAGCAGGGTCACGGCGGTGGGCACCTCGCGCAGCCACAGCCACGCGATCAGCACGGCGAAGACTGGCGAAACATACAGAAACGAGGTGGTGGTGCCGGCCCCCACGCGGGCCAGGGCAAAGGTCCAGGTGAGGTACGCCAGCGCCGCCGGAAACAGCCCGATATACACGAGCGCAAGGTGGGCCCCAAGCGGCGCCTGGGCCAGCGCCGTGCCGAAGCCCGGCAGGAACACCAGCATGGGCACGGTCCCCAGGATCAGCGACCACACCGTGAAGTGCAGCGGGTTCATGCGCGCGAGCAGCGGTTTCTGAAACACGAAGTACAGGCTGGTAAACAGCGCCGCCGCCAGAATCAGCAGCGCGCCCTGGGTAAAGTGCAGGCTCTGGCCGCTGCCCAGCACGATCAGCGCCACGCCGCCCAGACTGATCAGGGTGCCCAGCCAGCCCAGCAGGTTCAGGCGCTCACCCATAAAGCGCGTGGCCAGCAGCGCCGTGATCACCGGCCCCGCCGCGATGATCAGACTGGCGGTGCCGGCGGGCACGCTGACCTCGCCGTAATTCAGGCAGATGTGGTACAGCGTGATGCCTGAAAAGCTGAGCAGCGCAATGCGCCCCAGGTCCCCCAGCGGCGGCAGCGGAATGCGGGCGGCCACGGCGTACAGGCCCAGCGCGGCGCTGGCGACCAGAAAGCGGTACAGCGTGACGTGCCCAGGCGAAAAGGCCTCCAGCCCCGCGCGAATCCCCGCAAAGGCCGAGGCCCAGAACACGATGGTGACCAGAATGGCCCCCAGAGACAGGGCGTCCAGTTGGCCGGGCACAGGCGCGCGCATACGCCCGCCAGCATAGAGCGGGCGCGGCCCAGTGGCGCCCAGTAGGCTGTGCAGAGCCGCGTTTAACGGGGGTGGGTCACCCGGCGCAGTGGGGGCACGCCCTGTCCGGCGGCCAGTCGGCGGGCCAGTCGCTGCCAGCGCCACTGCCGGTAACGGTAAAACAGCCCGGCATACGCCCAGATCAGCGGGGTAAGCGGGCCCGCCTCGATCTCCACACGGTCGGTGTAACGGCACTGATCGGGCCCCAGCGGCTCCACCTGAATCAGGTGATCCCAGCGCCGGATCGGCCCGCCCCCCTCCCGGCTCTGCAGGGCCCGGGCCCGGTCATCCACCCCTTCGATGCGCAGGTGGTGCGTCCAGGCGGGAAGAATATTCAGCAGCACCAGTCGCAGGGCCGCCGCTGCGCCGGGCCGCAGCGGAGACGGCAGCGTGTCCAGGCCCCGGTAGCCGTTCGTGCCCCGGGCCACGTAGGCGAAGGTTTCAATCTGCTTGACCGCCCCCCAGGCCAGCTCGGCCGAAACGGGCAGGACGGTGGACCGCTGCACGGTGCGGGTGCTCATGTGCAGTCCTGAAGGAGGACGAGGGTGGGCGGCAGCAAACAGGTCATACATCATGATAGTTGCATATATGTTCAGATGTTTTGGTATTTGCCGGGGCTGCGGTGGCCCTTGTCTGGAGCGGCGCCAGGTTTTTGGGGGGCAGGAGGGAGCGCCGCTCCTGGCCGGCACCGCGCCGCATAAGGACACCCTGATCCCCCGCACACCTGCCCGGCGTGGGCACCACCCACGATGGAGGCCACACCCCCAGGAGGGCCCCTTATGGACGAGCGCCGCCCGCAGACCAGCACCCCCGAAACCATGGCGAACCACACCGGCAACGACCACAGCACCCACGGCGCCAACACCAACCTGGACCCGGCCCTGCAGGGCGGCCCGGCCACCGCCAGCGATCAGGCGGCTACGCAGGAGATCGAGCAGCGCCGCAGCGGCGACACCCGCGAGGCCGAGTCGGGGTAAGCGCAGGGCGGCCCCCCCCTGCAGGCACCGTCCGCCTGCCTTCACGGCATGCTGGGCCCCGCAAGTGGCCCAGAGCCCTTAATCTTCGTTGGGGCTCGCTTCACGCGCGCCACCCAAGGCACCTCATACACTGCCCGCACGGAGGGAATCATGACGAACAGCAGCAGCAGTAGCAGCACGGGAATGGCAGGCATGGATCAGGGCCGCATGATCAGCGGGGCAGCAGGCGGCGCCCTGCTTCTGATGGGCCTGCGCAAGCGCGGCATCCTGGGCCTGGGCATGGCCGCCGTGGGCGGGTACCTTGCCTACCGCGCCGCCACCGGTAACGACCCCGTGATGGCCGCCGCCGGCCTGAGTGGCAGCGCCACGGCCGCCAAGCCCATTTTCGTGGAGCACAGCGTGGTCATTGACCGCCCCGCCCAGCAGGTGTACGACTACTGGCGCAAGCTGGAAAACCTGCCCCAGGTCATGAGCCACCTGGAAAGCGTGACCACCCTCGACGAGAAGCGCAGCCGCTGGGTTGCCAAAGCCCCCCTGGGCACCCATGTGGAATGGGAAGCCGAGATCGTGAACGACAAACCCGGCCAGCGCATCGGCTGGCACTCGCTCCCCGGCGCCACCGTGGACAACGCCGGCAGCGTGCAGTTTGAAGAGCTGCCCGGCGGCGGCACCCGCGTGCATGTGGCCCTGTCCTACCGCCCGCCCGCCGGCCCCCTGGGCGCCGCCGTGGCCAAGCTGTTTGGCGAAGAGCCCAGCCAGCAGATCGCCGAGGACCTGCAGAAGTTCAAGGCAGCCTTTGAAGGTGGAAGCAAGAACTAAGGGTTGATGGTTGAAGGGGAATGGTTGATGGTCGGAGGTTGCTCCGGCCATCACTGTTTTGCGGTCACAGCGGCGAGAAAAAGAAAGAAGGCTGATGGCGCTCGACCATCAACCTTCTTCCATCCACCATCAACTTACTTCTCGACCAGGTACGCCTTTTCAATCACATCCGGGGTGCCGCCCATGCCGGGCTGAATGCGGGTCAGGCGGTCCAGCACGTCCAGGCCGTCCACGACCTTGCCGAAGATGGTGTGGCGGCCGTCCAGGTGGGGGGTGTCCACGAAGGTGATAAAGAACTGGCTGCCGTTGGTGTTGGGGCCCCGGTTGGCCATGCTCAGGATGCCCTTGCCCCGGTGGCG
This region of Deinococcus multiflagellatus genomic DNA includes:
- the tmpR gene encoding bifunctional dihydropteridine reductase/dihydrofolate reductase TmpR; translated protein: MRPGRGTALVTGAARGIGRALAVALAEEGFDIAVHYHRSVADAHETAALCRARGVEALPLSADVTVPAQARALVREAHRAFSSGSGLAVLVNNVGNYVHRPLLDTTDEQWADMLGSNLTATFATCQEAAPLLRARGWGRIVNLGYAGAAQLIARPGIVPYAIAKAGVLQLSRSLGQVLAGSGVSVNVVSPGVIETSLSQPVAQIPAGRVGTVQEVVDAALYFVRASDYLTGQELEVAGGWNL
- a CDS encoding NUDIX domain-containing protein, translating into MERPLVCVGALVWGPGGRVLLVRTTKWRGLWGVPGGKVEWGESLEAAVRRELAEEVGLTLRDVRYAQTQEAVLSPEFHKPAHMLLVDFFAATDQQTVTPNEEIAEWAWVPLAQAPAYPLNTVTRTLVALAAQEARA
- a CDS encoding ABC transporter permease subunit, with product MTSAPPPTQAQAAAPAPLAVQDIAVRLGGELILDGVTLDVQRGEFLALIGPSGGGKSTLLRVLAGLLKPERGTVHIATPPALVFQDYRLLPWRTALRNVQLPADLGTGGGLAPGEALKMVGMEAYGPYFPAQLSGGMRARVALARALAQSGDVLLLDEPFAALDALVRERFNAELRHLHEKTGRTTVLVTHSIREAVWLADRVAVLRGGRIVELLDTRGEGRVSAYTDGLEAHLRAVLGTGDSTRLRLDSVRARSRAWVLPVAAVALALALWAWGAHALNQPFLLPTPGAVWQEAVRTAPALAAAFWVTVRTALLGTLLGALAGVLIGYPLAKWRALERFLSPFLVASQSTPIVVLAPLLVSWLGFGFVPALVVSALSALYPILVATLVGVRELEATYHELFSSLRATRWQRLTRLELPGALPVLLGGLRLAASLALIGAVVWEFVDPNQKGLGLAVQVAGVYQNKAGQFAAIGLLIGYGVLVYLLITGLERRVMRRRGR
- a CDS encoding DMT family transporter, which gives rise to MRAPVPGQLDALSLGAILVTIVFWASAFAGIRAGLEAFSPGHVTLYRFLVASAALGLYAVAARIPLPPLGDLGRIALLSFSGITLYHICLNYGEVSVPAGTASLIIAAGPVITALLATRFMGERLNLLGWLGTLISLGGVALIVLGSGQSLHFTQGALLILAAALFTSLYFVFQKPLLARMNPLHFTVWSLILGTVPMLVFLPGFGTALAQAPLGAHLALVYIGLFPAALAYLTWTFALARVGAGTTTSFLYVSPVFAVLIAWLWLREVPTAVTLLGGAIAVAGVVLVNTRGRPAAAPTPPAEAQA
- a CDS encoding SRPBCC family protein; the protein is MTNSSSSSSTGMAGMDQGRMISGAAGGALLLMGLRKRGILGLGMAAVGGYLAYRAATGNDPVMAAAGLSGSATAAKPIFVEHSVVIDRPAQQVYDYWRKLENLPQVMSHLESVTTLDEKRSRWVAKAPLGTHVEWEAEIVNDKPGQRIGWHSLPGATVDNAGSVQFEELPGGGTRVHVALSYRPPAGPLGAAVAKLFGEEPSQQIAEDLQKFKAAFEGGSKN